The following proteins come from a genomic window of Thermus neutrinimicus:
- a CDS encoding LamG-like jellyroll fold domain-containing protein, producing the protein MNRYTKPPHHRLIPADFSTSTGTGTWTHVAVTLDGPFSSFKINGNPAGTFTAPFGMTSNSLDLLLGAPHTTIPSSVPCGLLLDDVKIGRLNPANSQQ; encoded by the coding sequence GTGAACCGTTACACAAAACCACCTCACCACCGGTTGATACCCGCAGACTTTAGCACAAGTACAGGTACAGGCACCTGGACCCACGTGGCGGTAACGCTGGACGGTCCCTTTAGCTCATTCAAGATCAACGGGAATCCAGCGGGAACCTTCACGGCACCCTTCGGAATGACTAGCAATTCCCTAGACCTATTGCTAGGAGCTCCGCACACTACCATCCCTAGCTCAGTTCCTTGCGGACTCTTACTAGACGACGTAAAAATTGGCCGGCTTAACCCAGCCAACAGTCAGCAGTAG
- the nadC gene encoding carboxylating nicotinate-nucleotide diphosphorylase, which produces MVPWETLKAWLQEDLGHGDLTTALTVPENLLGQAVIVAKEEGVLAGLPVAREVFALADPRIAFTPLVEEGARVEVGQEIARLEGPLRGILAGERLALNLLQRLSGIATLTRAYVEALRGTKAQVLDTRKTAPGLRALEKYAVRVGRGRNHRFGLFDGILIKENHIRAAGGVAEAVKRARAKAPHYLKVEVEVGNLAELEEALEAGADLILLDNFSPEEIREAVRRVGGRVPLEASGNMTLERARLAAEAGVDFVSVGALTHSAKALDLSLLVVHP; this is translated from the coding sequence ATGGTGCCCTGGGAGACCCTAAAGGCTTGGCTCCAGGAGGACCTCGGCCACGGGGACCTCACCACGGCCCTTACGGTGCCGGAGAACCTCTTGGGCCAGGCGGTGATCGTGGCCAAGGAGGAGGGGGTCTTGGCCGGGCTTCCCGTGGCCAGGGAGGTGTTTGCCCTGGCAGACCCTCGCATTGCCTTCACACCCCTGGTGGAAGAGGGGGCAAGGGTGGAGGTGGGTCAGGAAATCGCCCGCCTCGAGGGTCCCCTAAGGGGCATCCTGGCGGGGGAGAGGCTGGCCCTCAACCTCCTCCAACGCCTCTCCGGCATCGCTACCCTGACCCGGGCCTATGTGGAGGCCCTGAGGGGCACCAAGGCCCAGGTCCTGGATACCCGCAAGACCGCCCCGGGCCTGAGGGCCCTGGAGAAGTACGCGGTGCGGGTAGGCAGGGGGAGGAACCACCGCTTTGGGCTTTTTGACGGCATCCTCATCAAGGAAAACCACATCCGCGCGGCCGGAGGCGTGGCCGAGGCGGTGAAAAGGGCCAGGGCCAAGGCCCCCCACTACCTCAAGGTGGAGGTGGAGGTGGGAAACCTGGCCGAGCTGGAGGAGGCCTTGGAGGCGGGGGCGGATCTCATCCTCCTGGATAACTTCTCCCCAGAGGAAATCCGCGAGGCCGTGCGCCGGGTGGGGGGGCGGGTGCCCCTGGAGGCCAGCGGCAACATGACCCTGGAAAGAGCCCGGCTGGCGGCGGAGGCGGGGGTGGACTTTGTGAGCGTGGGGGCCCTGACCCATTCCGCCAAGGCCTTGGACCTTTCCCTGCTGGTGGTACACCCCTGA